In Thermoanaerobacterium sp. PSU-2, one genomic interval encodes:
- a CDS encoding polymer-forming cytoskeletal protein has protein sequence MSSENLNDLIGSGVGDSAGGKYRNVIISGVIGVKGDVECTDFKCSGVSKVDGSIKAESILVSGVNNVNGDIKCKELTVEGSLNVAGSVNAEKVQIYGVLKVNDDLNSEIFISRGGFTINGLLNAENIDINLFVKCKAKEIGGQNINVCKDNTNGIKFFEKILETFSASQRFIVDTVEGDDIYIEYTNAKIVRGKNVKIGPGSNVDIVEYEDKFEKDDNANVKEFKKV, from the coding sequence ATGAGTAGTGAAAACTTAAATGACTTAATTGGCAGTGGCGTAGGAGATTCTGCTGGTGGCAAGTATCGAAATGTCATAATAAGCGGTGTTATAGGAGTGAAAGGCGATGTAGAATGCACAGATTTTAAATGCAGTGGTGTTTCAAAAGTAGATGGCAGCATAAAAGCAGAAAGCATTCTTGTAAGTGGAGTCAATAATGTAAATGGAGATATTAAGTGCAAAGAATTAACCGTGGAGGGGTCATTGAATGTTGCTGGCAGTGTGAATGCCGAGAAAGTTCAGATATATGGTGTGCTCAAGGTAAATGATGACTTAAATTCAGAGATATTTATTTCACGAGGAGGATTTACCATAAACGGACTTTTAAATGCGGAAAATATAGATATAAACCTCTTTGTAAAATGTAAAGCGAAGGAAATCGGCGGTCAAAATATCAATGTTTGTAAAGACAATACAAATGGTATAAAATTCTTTGAAAAAATCCTTGAGACATTTTCAGCATCACAAAGATTTATTGTGGACACTGTTGAAGGCGATGATATTTATATAGAGTACACCAATGCAAAAATCGTAAGAGGTAAAAACGTCAAAATTGGCCCGGGTTCAAATGTTGACATTGTAGAATACGAGGATAAATTTGAAAAAGATGATAATGCGAACGTTAAGGAATTTAAAAAGGTGTAA
- a CDS encoding YhbD family protein, with product MDNNDLISKKELLEITGISYGQLYRWKRKNLIPEEWFIRKSTFTGQETFFPKAKILERVNKILSMKEDLSLDDLANMLSPNPSEIVLSLDEIKKRNIVSSISLELYVKTFGEEKEFSFNSILYIYIVDEMIIAGDINLEEGKIILETLRENYNKFNGKNCDLLFVRKFGVSTCFLVSSGSEVYFEPGAKIIKRLSIAGIIEELKIKLVNGGELNE from the coding sequence GTGGATAACAATGATTTGATATCAAAAAAGGAATTGCTTGAAATAACAGGTATCTCGTATGGACAGTTATATAGATGGAAGAGGAAAAATCTTATTCCTGAGGAGTGGTTTATAAGAAAGTCTACATTTACAGGGCAAGAGACATTTTTCCCTAAAGCAAAAATTCTTGAAAGAGTAAATAAAATTCTAAGCATGAAAGAAGACTTGTCATTGGACGACCTTGCAAATATGCTTTCGCCAAATCCGTCAGAGATTGTATTAAGCTTAGATGAGATAAAAAAACGCAACATTGTTTCGTCAATATCTTTGGAATTATATGTAAAGACGTTTGGAGAAGAAAAAGAATTTTCATTTAACTCCATTCTATATATTTACATTGTTGATGAAATGATAATTGCAGGAGATATAAATCTTGAGGAAGGAAAAATCATTTTAGAAACTTTGAGAGAAAATTACAATAAATTCAATGGGAAGAATTGTGATCTATTATTTGTGAGAAAGTTTGGAGTATCTACATGTTTTTTGGTATCAAGTGGGTCTGAAGTTTATTTCGAGCCGGGCGCGAAAATTATTAAAAGACTGAGTATTGCGGGAATTATTGAAGAATTAAAAATAAAATTAGTAAATGGGGGCGAGCTTAATGAGTAG
- a CDS encoding Hsp20/alpha crystallin family protein codes for MSLIKWRGNDMWPDFNFDFNLPALSNIFARPRIDITESETEITATAELPGVDKKDIEISVHDDILEIKGQTSKESERKNQSYYLNERYYGSFERRIGLPAEVDSERTTAKFENGILTIVMPKLHPDKPKGRKIDIQ; via the coding sequence ATGAGCTTAATAAAATGGCGCGGCAACGACATGTGGCCGGATTTTAATTTTGACTTTAACTTACCTGCATTATCAAATATATTTGCTCGACCCAGAATAGATATTACAGAATCCGAAACTGAAATTACAGCGACAGCCGAATTGCCTGGTGTTGACAAAAAAGACATAGAAATAAGCGTTCACGATGATATACTTGAGATAAAGGGGCAGACTTCAAAAGAATCCGAAAGAAAAAATCAGAGCTACTATTTAAACGAAAGGTATTATGGCTCATTTGAAAGAAGAATAGGACTTCCCGCCGAAGTAGATTCAGAAAGAACAACTGCAAAATTTGAAAACGGCATATTAACCATCGTAATGCCAAAATTGCATCCAGATAAACCAAAGGGCAGAAAAATAGATATACAATAA
- a CDS encoding nucleotidyltransferase domain-containing protein, translating into MSIVVHFIICSIKFIGEKYNDIDKMVIYGSRSRGDNRKTSDIDIAVYCKDGSHKGAIYCDLDDINTLLKLDIVFIDDNTDKKLLDNINRDGVII; encoded by the coding sequence ATGTCGATTGTAGTGCATTTCATAATATGTTCAATTAAATTTATAGGTGAAAAATATAATGATATTGATAAAATGGTAATATATGGTTCAAGATCAAGAGGAGATAATAGAAAGACCAGTGATATAGATATTGCCGTATATTGCAAAGATGGTTCACATAAAGGCGCAATTTATTGCGATTTAGATGATATAAATACTCTATTGAAACTTGATATAGTCTTTATAGATGATAATACCGACAAAAAGTTATTAGATAATATTAACCGGGATGGTGTTATTATATGA